In Desulfobulbus oralis, one DNA window encodes the following:
- a CDS encoding transposase, with translation MSPGRRQAEQKSMWLIYDQLPQSQGHVFYERLQKLLHEKAFDAFLERLCAPFYAEKLGRRSIPPGRYFRMLLIGYFEGIDSERGICWRCADSLSLREFLGLGPTESVPDHSSLCRIRGRLPLEVHHEMFVFVLRILEQANLLDGKYLGIDASSMEANAAMKSIVRRDTGETYQEMLERLAEESGIRTPSRAELIAFDRKRQGRKTSNKDWQSSTDEDARIAKLKDGRTHMAYKPEHVVDLESGAIVSAVVHPADRGDTTTLATTLEDAQAKLCAVRDKEGAPGIDEPFALVADKGYHSRNVLKDLPDSCTSRISEPAHKGRLRWKGDMDAREAVYGNRGQLKSEKGKALMRARGERVERSFAHCPDRGRHAAGASSRAGQCGEALHHPCCRVQFGDPAAGPVWCWQPQGLGRCPCSTAFCSNRQPEPAHIGRLAAEYG, from the coding sequence ATGAGTCCTGGCCGGAGGCAGGCAGAGCAGAAGAGCATGTGGCTGATCTATGATCAGCTGCCCCAAAGTCAGGGGCATGTCTTTTACGAGCGGCTGCAGAAGCTCCTGCATGAGAAAGCATTTGACGCCTTCCTCGAAAGGCTCTGTGCGCCCTTCTATGCCGAAAAGCTCGGCCGCCGGTCCATCCCGCCGGGCCGCTATTTCCGCATGCTTCTGATCGGCTATTTCGAGGGCATCGACTCTGAACGCGGCATCTGCTGGCGCTGTGCCGACTCCCTTTCTCTGCGCGAATTCCTCGGGCTCGGCCCCACCGAATCCGTGCCCGACCATTCCTCCCTGTGCCGCATCCGGGGGCGCCTGCCGCTTGAGGTGCATCACGAAATGTTTGTCTTTGTGCTGCGGATTTTGGAGCAGGCCAATCTGCTTGACGGGAAATACCTGGGGATCGACGCTTCTAGCATGGAGGCCAATGCGGCCATGAAGAGCATTGTCCGTCGGGATACGGGCGAAACGTATCAGGAAATGCTTGAACGCCTGGCTGAAGAGAGCGGCATCAGGACGCCGAGCAGGGCGGAGTTGATCGCCTTTGACCGCAAGCGCCAGGGCAGAAAGACCTCCAACAAGGACTGGCAATCGAGCACCGATGAGGATGCGCGCATAGCCAAACTCAAGGATGGCCGTACGCATATGGCGTACAAGCCCGAGCATGTGGTTGACTTGGAATCCGGGGCCATTGTTTCGGCTGTGGTGCATCCTGCGGATCGGGGCGACACGACAACACTTGCCACCACACTCGAGGATGCCCAGGCCAAGCTGTGCGCGGTCAGGGACAAGGAAGGAGCGCCCGGCATTGACGAGCCCTTTGCTCTGGTGGCGGACAAGGGCTATCACAGCCGGAACGTACTGAAGGATTTGCCGGATTCCTGCACAAGCCGGATCAGTGAACCGGCGCACAAGGGGCGATTGCGCTGGAAAGGCGACATGGATGCCCGGGAAGCGGTGTACGGGAACCGAGGCCAGCTGAAATCCGAAAAGGGCAAGGCGCTGATGCGGGCGCGGGGCGAGCGGGTGGAACGCAGTTTTGCCCACTGTCCTGACCGGGGGCGGCATGCGGCGGGTGCATCTTCGCGGGCTGGCCAATGTGGAGAAGCGCTACATCATCCATGTTGCCGGGTTCAATTTGGGGATCCTGCTGCGGGCCCTGTTTGGTGTTGGCAGCCCCAGGGGCTGGGCCGATGCCCCTGCAGCACTGCTTTTTGCTCAAATCGGCAACCTGAACCTGCTCATATTGGTCGTTTGGCTGCCGAATACGGCTGA
- a CDS encoding salicylate synthase, which translates to MFTKIFDNILHDDLYAACIIAENSPYKDYAVYENQGNYFIGLGIKSYINFGLESTIIYNNGNKSEISNKDFACSMNNAVKMISDKEWRGIGLAHFELSRYLYSIHPLPYASTLLKLIIPIVEISIVNNKISISSSNKSCADEIYNFIDKKFNEIKNKNNDNIINRANTLFNTKINLYGENEYKSNVASAVFDINNLKYQKVIISRRVPLQRRIDMIASYYSGRKSNSPARSYILNIDGFQAAGFSPETVVEVNSDRIVSTQPLAGTRAISTDLMEDKKLESQLINDTKEIAEHAVSVKLAFDEINKICDNESIYLSYFMKIIKRGPVRHLASRLRGKMKENNTSWDAFNALFPAVTATGIPKKESIEAIHDYEKNDRGLYSGCIMLYDSNDCMDAALVLRSFYQTAKLSWIQAGAGIVEKSTPEREFEETCEKLYTVSNYIKYMNP; encoded by the coding sequence ATGTTCACAAAAATATTTGATAATATATTGCATGATGATTTGTATGCAGCATGTATTATAGCTGAAAATAGTCCTTATAAAGATTATGCTGTTTATGAGAATCAAGGAAATTATTTTATTGGATTAGGAATAAAGTCATATATTAATTTTGGGTTAGAAAGTACTATAATATACAATAATGGGAATAAAAGCGAAATATCTAACAAAGATTTTGCTTGTTCTATGAATAATGCTGTAAAAATGATATCAGATAAAGAGTGGAGAGGAATTGGATTGGCGCATTTTGAATTATCAAGATATTTATATTCCATACATCCTCTTCCTTATGCATCAACATTACTAAAATTAATTATACCAATCGTAGAAATATCAATAGTTAATAATAAAATATCTATATCTTCATCTAATAAATCATGTGCTGATGAAATTTATAATTTTATCGATAAAAAATTTAATGAAATAAAAAATAAAAATAATGATAATATAATAAATCGTGCAAACACTTTATTTAATACAAAAATTAACTTATATGGAGAAAATGAATATAAATCAAATGTAGCATCTGCAGTTTTTGATATTAATAATTTAAAATATCAAAAAGTTATTATTTCTAGAAGAGTTCCATTACAGAGAAGGATTGATATGATTGCCAGTTATTATTCTGGAAGAAAATCAAATTCTCCTGCAAGATCATATATTTTAAATATAGATGGGTTTCAAGCAGCAGGATTTAGCCCGGAAACCGTTGTTGAAGTTAATAGCGATAGAATAGTAAGTACACAGCCATTGGCAGGGACAAGAGCAATATCTACAGATTTAATGGAGGATAAAAAATTAGAAAGTCAACTTATCAATGACACTAAAGAAATAGCTGAGCATGCTGTCTCTGTAAAGTTGGCATTTGATGAGATAAATAAGATATGTGATAATGAATCAATATATTTGAGCTATTTTATGAAAATAATAAAAAGAGGACCTGTGCGCCATCTCGCCTCTCGCCTTCGGGGTAAAATGAAAGAGAATAACACTTCATGGGATGCATTTAATGCACTTTTTCCTGCGGTTACTGCAACTGGTATTCCAAAGAAAGAATCAATTGAAGCAATACATGATTATGAAAAAAATGATCGTGGTTTGTATAGCGGATGTATCATGCTTTATGACAGTAATGACTGCATGGATGCGGCACTCGTATTACGTAGTTTTTATCAAACAGCAAAATTATCTTGGATACAAGCTGGAGCTGGAATAGTAGAAAAATCAACTCCCGAAAGAGAATTTGAGGAAACATGTGAGAAGTTATATACAGTATCTAATTATATAAAATATATGAATCCCTAA
- a CDS encoding transposase gives MSLGRKQAEQKSMWLIYDQLPQSQGHVFYERLQKLLRQKAFDAFLEKLCAPFYAEKFGRRSIPPGRYFRMLLIGYFEGIDSERGICWRCADSLSLREFLQLGPTESVPDHSSLCRIRGRLPLEVHHEMFVFVLRILEQAKLLDGKYLGIDAQAMEANAAMKSIVRRDTGETYQEMLERLAEESGIRTPTRAELIAFDRKRQGRKTSNKDWQSSTDKDARIGKLKDGRTHMAYKPEHVVDLESGAIVSAVVHPADQGDTTTLATTLDDAQARLCVVGDKEGAPSIDEPFALVADKGYHSRNVLKDLPDACTSRISEPAHKGRLCWHGDTAVRDAVYGNRGWLKSEKGQGADAGAGRAGGAQLCPLS, from the coding sequence ATGAGTCTTGGCCGGAAGCAGGCAGAGCAGAAGAGCATGTGGCTGATCTATGATCAGCTGCCCCAGAGTCAGGGGCATGTCTTTTACGAGCGGCTGCAGAAGCTCCTGCGCCAGAAAGCATTTGACGCCTTCCTCGAAAAGCTGTGCGCTCCCTTCTACGCCGAAAAATTCGGCCGCAGGTCCATCCCGCCGGGCCGTTATTTCCGCATGCTTTTGATCGGCTACTTCGAGGGCATCGATTCCGAGCGCGGCATCTGTTGGCGCTGTGCCGATTCCCTGTCCCTGCGCGAATTCCTGCAACTTGGCCCCACCGAATCCGTGCCTGATCATTCCTCCCTGTGCCGCATCCGGGGGCGCCTGCCGCTGGAAGTTCATCACGAAATGTTTGTCTTTGTGCTGCGGATTTTGGAGCAGGCCAAGCTGCTTGACGGGAAATATCTGGGCATCGACGCCCAGGCCATGGAGGCGAACGCTGCCATGAAGAGCATTGTCCGCCGGGACACGGGCGAAACCTATCAGGAAATGCTTGAACGCCTGGCTGAAGAGAGCGGCATCAGGACGCCGACCAGGGCGGAATTGATCGCCTTTGACCGCAAGCGCCAGGGCAGAAAGACCTCCAACAAGGACTGGCAATCGAGCACCGATAAGGACGCACGCATAGGCAAACTCAAGGATGGCCGCACCCACATGGCGTACAAGCCCGAGCATGTGGTTGATCTGGAATCCGGGGCCATTGTTTCGGCTGTGGTGCATCCTGCGGATCAGGGTGACACCACAACGCTTGCCACCACACTTGACGACGCCCAGGCCAGGCTGTGCGTGGTCGGGGACAAGGAAGGAGCGCCCAGCATTGACGAGCCCTTTGCTCTGGTGGCGGACAAGGGCTATCACAGCCGGAACGTACTGAAGGATTTGCCGGATGCCTGCACAAGCCGGATCAGTGAACCGGCGCACAAGGGGCGATTGTGCTGGCATGGGGATACGGCGGTCCGGGATGCGGTGTACGGGAACCGTGGCTGGCTGAAATCCGAAAAAGGGCAAGGCGCTGATGCGGGCGCGGGGCGAGCGGGTGGAGCGCAGCTTTGCCCACTGTCTTGA
- a CDS encoding integration host factor subunit alpha, with product MTTNVTRKELALTIADRLQISQRSAAEIVDKVFSVMKETMVAGESVKLVQFGTLTVREKSPRRGRNPRTGESMTITKRQMVSFRPSKQLRERLNQA from the coding sequence ATGACCACAAACGTAACCCGCAAGGAACTGGCCTTGACCATCGCGGACAGGCTTCAGATCTCCCAACGGAGCGCGGCCGAGATCGTGGACAAGGTTTTTTCCGTCATGAAGGAGACCATGGTGGCAGGCGAGTCTGTCAAGCTGGTACAGTTTGGCACGCTCACCGTGCGGGAAAAATCGCCCCGCCGCGGCCGCAACCCCCGTACCGGCGAAAGTATGACCATTACCAAACGCCAAATGGTTTCGTTCCGGCCCAGCAAGCAGTTGCGGGAACGGTTGAATCAGGCATAA
- the pheT gene encoding phenylalanine--tRNA ligase subunit beta has translation MKCTLSWLRQFTSTGDLTPAQIADHLTMLGLEVDSVEELYPHLDAIITAKVESVVRHPDSTHLSVCQVSTGAASIQVVCGAPNVHAGMIAALARPGTVLPDGTRLKKSKIRGVESCGMLCSARELALSTDHDGIMDLDSSLPAGLSLRRALHLEDAVIDVDLTPNRADCASVRGIAREIAGLTGSELKPLVDAVTPLTGKDAGFTVNIEEPRLCRRYAARKLTGCRVAPSPAWLQQRLTAVGIRPINNIVDITNYVMLESGQPLHAFDFARLEGGAIVVRKPRPGEETLVTLDGTTRKLTADTLLICDAKKPVALAGVMGGQNSEITDQTTTLLLESACFDPVSIRRTARRLGLPSEASFRFERGVDPDLADKALQRAVALMAEVAGAAPEPDGIDEYPGKKPLIQLVLRSSRLNTLLGQAVPEDEVMRRLQSIGFTVTRQTAGQFAVTVPSFRMDIEREVDLIEEVARMIGYDSIPATQPLLRLDSPAEDFMRVLRREIGRNLTSQGFYEAINYSFVSPAHPDMLGLGPEDARRRMVRLRNPLSEEQSVLRTQLLAGLLENIERNSNVQNPDIRLYEIGKVFCAREAGVQPEERMQLCAVLSGQRYPHAEPLYFSGQQADFADLKGVAVQLLRRLGYPLAHGAKESIAFVAEAVANEPYIESSACMCLRFDGKLLGYLGAVRETVLQAFDLRQAVYFLNLDLEALAQVPKKGKQFIPLARFPATSRDISLVVPEHFAAGELVDAVLAQKQKYVESVRLFDIYRGKPLAPGEKSVSLSITYRSADSTLDSAAADKVHNKIVQALIRHFDAHLREGATV, from the coding sequence ATGAAATGCACCCTAAGCTGGCTCCGGCAATTTACTTCCACAGGTGATCTCACGCCGGCGCAAATCGCCGACCATCTGACCATGCTGGGGCTGGAAGTGGACAGTGTGGAGGAACTTTATCCCCATCTGGATGCCATCATCACCGCAAAGGTTGAAAGTGTGGTCAGGCACCCGGATTCGACCCATCTCTCCGTCTGTCAGGTCAGTACCGGAGCAGCAAGCATTCAGGTGGTCTGCGGCGCTCCCAATGTCCATGCCGGCATGATCGCGGCCCTGGCCCGGCCAGGCACGGTACTGCCCGACGGCACCCGGCTGAAGAAGAGCAAAATCCGCGGCGTCGAATCCTGCGGCATGCTGTGCTCGGCCCGGGAACTGGCCCTTTCAACCGACCACGACGGCATCATGGATCTGGACAGCTCGCTGCCCGCGGGGCTCTCGCTCCGCAGAGCGCTGCACCTGGAAGATGCGGTCATTGACGTGGACCTGACCCCGAACCGGGCAGACTGTGCCAGCGTCCGGGGCATTGCACGCGAAATTGCGGGCCTCACCGGCTCGGAACTCAAACCGCTGGTGGACGCGGTCACGCCGCTCACCGGCAAAGATGCCGGCTTCACGGTCAACATCGAAGAGCCCCGGCTCTGCAGGCGCTACGCCGCGCGCAAACTCACAGGCTGCCGCGTTGCGCCCTCCCCGGCCTGGCTGCAGCAGCGCCTGACTGCGGTTGGCATCCGCCCCATCAACAACATCGTTGACATTACCAACTATGTCATGCTGGAATCCGGCCAGCCGCTCCACGCCTTCGACTTTGCCCGCCTTGAGGGCGGGGCCATTGTGGTGCGCAAGCCGCGGCCGGGCGAAGAGACACTCGTCACCCTGGACGGCACGACCCGGAAGCTCACGGCAGATACGCTGTTGATCTGCGATGCGAAAAAGCCGGTCGCCCTGGCAGGGGTCATGGGCGGGCAGAACAGCGAAATCACGGATCAGACCACCACGCTCCTGCTGGAATCCGCCTGCTTTGATCCGGTCTCCATCCGCCGCACGGCCAGACGACTGGGCCTGCCTTCCGAGGCGTCCTTCCGTTTCGAACGCGGGGTCGATCCCGATTTGGCGGACAAGGCCCTGCAACGGGCGGTGGCCCTCATGGCCGAGGTGGCCGGGGCTGCACCCGAGCCAGATGGCATTGACGAATATCCCGGCAAAAAACCCCTCATTCAGCTCGTCCTGCGCAGCTCGCGCCTCAATACGCTCCTGGGGCAGGCAGTGCCGGAAGACGAAGTCATGCGGCGGCTGCAGAGTATCGGCTTTACGGTGACCCGGCAGACAGCCGGCCAATTTGCGGTGACCGTGCCGAGCTTCCGCATGGACATCGAGCGGGAGGTCGACCTCATAGAGGAAGTGGCACGAATGATCGGCTACGACAGCATCCCGGCCACCCAACCGCTGCTCCGCCTGGATTCGCCGGCAGAAGATTTCATGCGCGTGCTGCGGCGGGAAATCGGCCGCAACCTGACCAGTCAGGGCTTTTACGAGGCCATCAACTACAGTTTTGTGAGCCCGGCCCATCCCGACATGCTTGGCCTGGGTCCGGAGGATGCGCGCCGCCGGATGGTGCGCCTGCGCAATCCCTTGAGCGAAGAACAATCGGTTTTGCGTACTCAGCTCCTGGCAGGCCTTTTGGAAAATATCGAACGCAACAGCAACGTTCAGAATCCGGATATCCGGCTTTACGAAATCGGCAAGGTCTTCTGCGCGCGCGAGGCCGGCGTACAGCCGGAGGAGCGGATGCAACTCTGTGCAGTGCTGAGCGGGCAGCGCTATCCGCATGCGGAGCCGCTCTACTTTAGCGGACAGCAGGCCGACTTTGCGGACCTCAAGGGCGTGGCCGTCCAGCTTCTGCGGCGGCTGGGCTACCCGCTGGCTCACGGAGCGAAGGAGAGCATCGCTTTCGTGGCAGAGGCGGTCGCCAACGAGCCCTATATCGAGAGCAGCGCCTGCATGTGCCTCCGTTTCGACGGCAAGCTCCTGGGTTATCTGGGTGCGGTGCGGGAAACGGTACTGCAGGCCTTTGACCTCAGGCAAGCGGTGTACTTCCTGAACCTGGATCTGGAAGCGCTTGCCCAGGTACCGAAAAAAGGCAAACAGTTCATCCCGCTTGCCCGCTTTCCGGCCACCAGCCGCGACATCAGCCTGGTGGTGCCCGAGCACTTTGCCGCAGGCGAACTGGTGGATGCCGTGCTGGCCCAAAAGCAGAAATATGTTGAGTCGGTCCGGCTTTTCGACATATATCGGGGCAAGCCACTGGCTCCAGGGGAAAAAAGCGTCTCGCTCTCCATCACCTACCGGTCGGCCGACAGCACCCTGGATAGCGCCGCGGCCGACAAGGTCCACAATAAAATCGTGCAGGCCCTGATACGGCACTTTGATGCCCATCTTCGCGAAGGAGCGACAGTATGA
- the pheS gene encoding phenylalanine--tRNA ligase subunit alpha, with translation METQLRALQKEALDALEHTSDSASLEAFRVNYLGRKGGQLTAILRQLGSVPAEERPRLGQVANEIKAEIERRFEERKQELGSLAGPKFQGIDCSLPGRYLPFGSLHPITQVMEEICAIFAGMGFAVAEGPDVETDHYNFEALNIPKHHPARDMHDTFYVTDSLLLRTHTSPMQARIMEKQEPPLCYIAPGKVYRCDSDITHTPMFHQVEGLLVDRNVSFADLKGVLTSFSRRIFHRDLPLRFRPSFFPFTEPSAEVDIACVMCGGKGCRVCKQTGWLEILGSGLIHPAVLSQVGYDPDIYSGFAFGMGVERIAMLKYGIDDIRLYYENDLRFLSQF, from the coding sequence ATGGAAACACAGCTCCGGGCGCTGCAAAAGGAAGCCCTGGATGCGCTGGAGCATACCAGCGACAGCGCCTCACTGGAAGCCTTCCGTGTCAACTACCTGGGTCGGAAAGGCGGTCAGTTGACCGCCATCCTGCGCCAGTTGGGCAGCGTTCCTGCCGAAGAGCGGCCGCGTCTTGGACAGGTGGCCAACGAAATCAAGGCCGAAATCGAACGCCGCTTCGAGGAACGCAAGCAGGAATTGGGCAGCCTGGCCGGACCGAAATTCCAAGGAATCGATTGCAGCCTGCCCGGCCGCTACCTGCCCTTCGGCTCCCTGCATCCCATCACCCAGGTGATGGAGGAAATCTGCGCCATCTTTGCGGGTATGGGTTTTGCGGTGGCCGAAGGCCCGGATGTGGAGACTGACCACTACAACTTCGAGGCGCTCAACATCCCCAAACACCACCCGGCCCGTGACATGCACGACACCTTCTATGTCACGGATTCCCTGCTGCTGCGCACGCACACTTCGCCCATGCAGGCGCGCATCATGGAAAAGCAGGAGCCGCCGTTGTGTTACATTGCGCCGGGCAAGGTCTACCGCTGCGATTCCGACATCACGCATACGCCCATGTTTCATCAGGTGGAGGGGCTCCTGGTGGATCGGAACGTGTCCTTTGCCGATCTGAAAGGCGTACTCACCAGCTTCAGCCGGCGCATCTTCCACCGCGATCTGCCGCTCCGTTTCCGGCCCAGTTTTTTCCCCTTCACCGAGCCCAGCGCCGAGGTGGACATCGCCTGCGTCATGTGCGGCGGCAAGGGCTGCCGGGTCTGCAAACAGACGGGCTGGCTGGAGATCCTGGGTTCCGGGCTGATCCACCCGGCGGTGCTCTCCCAGGTGGGTTATGATCCGGATATCTATTCCGGCTTTGCCTTTGGCATGGGCGTGGAGCGCATTGCCATGCTGAAATACGGCATCGACGACATCCGCCTCTACTACGAAAACGACCTGCGCTTTCTCTCCCAGTTCTGA
- the rplT gene encoding 50S ribosomal protein L20, with amino-acid sequence MPRVTRGFKARRRRNKVLAMASGYRGGKHRLYRTAAEAVDRSLCFAYRDRRDRKHDFRRLWIARLSAAAKQNGTTYSRLICGLHKNAIELDRKVLSNLAILDPNAFSSVVKAAAENA; translated from the coding sequence ATGCCTCGAGTGACCCGTGGCTTCAAGGCCCGGAGAAGACGGAACAAGGTGCTCGCAATGGCCAGCGGCTACCGCGGTGGCAAGCATCGTCTGTACCGGACCGCCGCGGAAGCGGTTGACCGCTCCCTGTGTTTTGCCTACCGCGACCGTCGCGACAGAAAACACGACTTCCGCAGACTGTGGATTGCCCGGCTGAGCGCCGCTGCCAAACAAAACGGCACCACCTACAGCCGCCTTATCTGCGGGCTGCATAAGAACGCCATCGAGCTGGACCGTAAGGTCCTCTCCAACCTGGCCATTCTCGACCCGAATGCCTTCAGCAGCGTGGTCAAGGCCGCGGCGGAGAACGCCTGA
- the rpmI gene encoding 50S ribosomal protein L35: protein MPKMKSNRGAAKRFTATGSGKIRRSKAFSSHILTKKSTKRKRNLRKRTLVAGTDMKTVRRMLPYL from the coding sequence ATGCCTAAAATGAAGAGCAACAGGGGAGCGGCCAAGCGTTTTACGGCAACCGGCAGCGGCAAGATTCGCCGGAGCAAGGCCTTTTCCTCCCACATCCTCACGAAGAAATCGACCAAGCGGAAGCGCAATCTGCGCAAACGTACCCTGGTGGCCGGTACGGACATGAAGACCGTGCGGCGGATGCTGCCCTATCTGTAA
- the infC gene encoding translation initiation factor IF-3: protein MRVNEEITYREVRLIGPEGGQLGIVSAREALAMAHEQHLDLVEVSDKADPPVCRIMNYDKFRYELKKKQQEARKKQTTIETREIKFRPKTEEHDLNFKLRKIKEFLEEKNKVKVTMRFRGREIVYAETLGLEALQNIADMLRDDCSILQEPKMEGRQLVMFVGPKT, encoded by the coding sequence ATCCGGGTCAACGAGGAAATTACCTACCGGGAAGTGCGCCTCATTGGCCCCGAAGGTGGGCAGCTTGGCATTGTCAGTGCGCGAGAGGCGCTGGCCATGGCCCATGAACAGCATCTTGATCTGGTTGAAGTGTCCGACAAGGCGGATCCTCCGGTTTGCCGGATCATGAACTATGACAAGTTCCGCTACGAGCTGAAAAAAAAGCAGCAGGAAGCCAGAAAAAAGCAAACCACCATCGAGACCCGGGAGATCAAATTCCGGCCCAAGACGGAGGAGCACGATCTGAACTTCAAGCTGCGCAAGATCAAGGAATTTCTGGAAGAGAAAAACAAGGTCAAGGTGACCATGCGTTTTCGCGGCCGTGAAATCGTCTATGCGGAAACCCTGGGTCTCGAGGCCCTGCAAAACATTGCCGACATGCTCCGGGACGACTGCAGCATCCTGCAGGAGCCCAAAATGGAAGGCCGGCAGCTGGTCATGTTCGTTGGCCCGAAAACCTGA
- the thrS gene encoding threonine--tRNA ligase, with protein MAEITVSVASGAGKNFPDGVRLADALAELVSGKKRKTILAATVNGHLVDLATPLHADATIEPIVADSEAGLEILRHSAAHLMAQAVKILFGKEVKVAIGPAIEDGFYYDFDRPVPFSPEDFERIEAKMAELAAAALPITRRELSKAEALDFFRAQDEPYKVELLQDMEAETVSLYSQGDFADLCRGPHVPDTSWIKVFKLLRVAGSYWRGDEHRQMLTRIYGTAFPSEKELQAYLYRLEEAKKRDHRKLGRQLGLFTIQDDIGPGLILWQPRGALLRRLIEDYWKDEHYRNAYQLLYTPHIARHDLWKTSGHADFYSENMYAPMVIDEVPYQLKPMNCPFHIGVYKAEPHSYRDFPIRWCELGTVYRYERTGALHGLMRVRGFTQDDAHIFCLPEQLQDEIYNIIRLNQHILKTFGFDRYDVYLSTRPEKYVGSDANWALATDALKQALERMHMAYSIDPGEGVFYGPKIDIKIKDQLNRSWQCSTIQVDFNLPERFAMSYAGEDGAEHQPIMIHRALMGSLERFIGVLIEHYAGAFPVWMAPEQARIMNITDEQADWCHRVYEQLRSMGVRVEKDLRNEKLNYKIREAQLMKVPYMLIAGEREKAGGTITVRRRDGENLPAMSPEAFAKMVQEECSAHLKA; from the coding sequence ATGGCTGAGATTACTGTTTCCGTCGCCAGTGGAGCGGGCAAAAACTTCCCGGACGGCGTACGCCTTGCCGATGCGCTGGCCGAGCTGGTTTCTGGCAAAAAACGCAAGACCATTCTTGCGGCCACAGTAAATGGTCACCTGGTCGATTTGGCAACGCCCCTGCATGCCGACGCCACGATCGAGCCCATCGTTGCGGACTCCGAAGCGGGCCTCGAAATTCTCAGGCACTCCGCAGCCCACCTTATGGCACAGGCCGTCAAGATTCTGTTCGGCAAGGAAGTCAAGGTCGCCATTGGCCCCGCCATCGAGGATGGTTTTTACTATGATTTTGACCGTCCCGTGCCCTTCAGCCCGGAAGACTTTGAGCGTATCGAAGCAAAAATGGCTGAGCTGGCCGCTGCCGCCCTGCCCATTACCCGCCGGGAACTCAGCAAGGCCGAGGCGCTGGATTTTTTCAGGGCCCAGGACGAACCCTACAAGGTGGAACTCCTGCAGGACATGGAGGCGGAGACGGTCAGTCTCTACAGCCAGGGCGATTTTGCAGATCTCTGCCGTGGCCCCCACGTGCCCGACACCTCATGGATCAAGGTCTTCAAGCTCCTGCGCGTGGCCGGTTCCTACTGGCGCGGCGACGAGCATCGCCAGATGCTGACCCGCATCTATGGCACCGCCTTTCCCAGCGAAAAGGAACTGCAGGCCTATCTGTACCGGCTCGAGGAGGCCAAAAAACGCGACCACCGCAAGCTGGGCAGGCAGTTGGGCCTTTTCACGATTCAGGACGATATCGGGCCGGGCCTCATTCTCTGGCAGCCCCGGGGCGCACTGCTTCGCCGGCTGATCGAGGACTACTGGAAGGACGAGCATTACAGGAACGCTTACCAGCTCCTGTACACGCCGCACATCGCGCGGCATGACCTGTGGAAGACCTCCGGCCACGCGGACTTCTACAGCGAAAACATGTATGCGCCCATGGTCATCGACGAGGTGCCCTACCAGCTCAAGCCGATGAACTGCCCCTTCCATATCGGCGTGTACAAGGCCGAGCCCCACAGCTACCGGGACTTCCCCATCCGCTGGTGCGAACTGGGCACGGTCTACCGCTATGAGCGTACCGGTGCGCTGCACGGCCTGATGCGTGTACGTGGCTTCACCCAGGATGACGCCCACATTTTCTGCCTGCCGGAGCAGTTGCAGGACGAAATTTACAACATCATTCGCCTGAATCAGCACATTCTGAAAACCTTCGGTTTCGACCGCTATGACGTCTATCTGTCCACGCGGCCGGAAAAGTACGTGGGCTCCGACGCCAACTGGGCCCTGGCCACCGATGCCCTCAAGCAGGCCTTGGAGCGGATGCATATGGCCTACAGCATCGATCCCGGCGAAGGGGTGTTCTACGGTCCGAAAATCGATATCAAAATCAAGGACCAGCTCAACCGCTCCTGGCAGTGCTCCACCATTCAGGTGGACTTCAACCTGCCCGAGCGCTTCGCCATGAGCTATGCCGGCGAGGATGGAGCCGAACATCAGCCCATCATGATTCACCGGGCGCTGATGGGCTCTCTGGAGCGCTTCATCGGCGTTTTGATCGAGCATTATGCCGGCGCATTTCCGGTCTGGATGGCTCCGGAGCAGGCCCGCATCATGAACATCACCGACGAGCAGGCCGACTGGTGTCACCGTGTCTACGAGCAGCTCCGCAGTATGGGCGTGCGGGTGGAAAAGGATCTGCGCAACGAAAAGCTCAACTACAAGATCCGTGAGGCCCAGTTGATGAAGGTGCCCTACATGCTCATCGCCGGCGAACGGGAAAAGGCGGGCGGCACCATCACCGTGCGCAGGCGGGACGGCGAAAACCTGCCGGCCATGTCCCCGGAGGCCTTTGCGAAGATGGTGCAGGAAGAATGTTCGGCGCACCTCAAGGCCTGA